A segment of the Panacibacter ginsenosidivorans genome:
ACCGTTTCATTTATTACAACAGGAGAATTAAATGTGCCATTGTCGCTTGTAATGGGATCACGCAGGTACCAGATCTTTGCTCCTGTATTGGCATCTATTTTATAAATGGCGCGTTGGGAAGCCACATACAAATAACCATCTTTGTAGAACGGGCATGATGCGGAATAAATATTTTCATTAAGATTGATCTTCCAGATCTGAACGCCTTTTTTAGCATCCAATGCATACACATGTGGACTGGGATTTGTACTTACCACAAATACCATCCCGTTGGCTACACATGGCCCACCCAATGTAAGGTTCTCATCATATAATTCACGTATCCATTTGCTTGCACCTGTTATGGCATCAACCGCATGTACAACAGTTTTACTATCGTAATCAGCAGTAAAAATAACCAGCCCGCCTTTTAAAATATTGGCTTCATCAATTGTTGAAGAAGAAACAGTTGCAGATGTTGCAATATCTTTTTTGCAGGAATAACAGGATGCAAATAAAAGGGTAATAAGGATTAATTTGATTTTCATAAAATGGTTGTTGGGTTTCAATTTACAAGCTATCGAAAATAATAATTTAGTTTTGGATATATCGTGCTTGAATAAAAGATTTTTATAAAATGTTTATGTTACCGGCATTTGCTTTTCATTGCATCACCTGTTGTGTCACTCACTTGTGCGCTCTGTTATTATGGCATCGGTCTTCATAATTACGTTAACCAAGGCACAGGAAGCTAACACACAAATCCAGCCCCTCATTCCTGCGCCAACATCTCTTATATATTCTTAAACCAACAGGGCCAACATCTCGTATATATTCTTAAACCAACAGGCGGGCACTTGTGCATTCTGTTTTTATGGCAGCAAACTGTAGTAGAAATTTTAGCCATGGCAACCATCCGCAACATCCCTGGCTCTACGCATATGCTATGGAGGAGATGTTCGGTTACCGTAATGTATGCAAATCTATTTCTTCAATTTCTTTATAATGTGTAACTGCATAAAATCCTTGCTCACCTGTTAAATAATATTTTGCAGAACTATGTATATAATCACCTCGGCTGTTTGCAAGATTCCATTTTCCTTTGCATGGATTGCTGTGTATATAGCTGAGTTTTTGTTCCAGCATTTTATCACTGTTGCACCATTTCCAGTCAAAAGATGTTTCAAATACTTTGTGCTGCTTATTTGCTTTGATCTCTGTTTCATTTCTTGCGTTACTTAATAAACGCAGTATTGAAGTGTTATCCTGTTTTTTCAATTTGTTTACAATATCATAAGCCATAAACCGCTTGCCATTTGAGATAATAGTATTAATAGATTTACCACGATTGCAAAACGCAATTACTGCATGTAAATGATTAGGCATAATGGTATACCCTACAATATAATGCCCTTGTTCTTTTAATATATTAAACCAGTTGTAAACACTTTGGTATGCATCTGCTATTTCAAACAAAGAGAGCCAATTGGTGCAGGTGAACGTAATTGAATAAATACCGCTTGTATTGTCTATATTTCTTCTTACCGGCATGCAATAAAGATAATAGGCACTAACCGAATCCGCAACATCCCTGGCTCTGCGCATAGCTATCGAGGAGCAAGCTTTATTGTTTCTTACCTGCTCAATGCACTTTTCAAAAAACGAAAGCGGTAAGCTATGTAATGATTCCTGGGAGTTGGCACTCTTACATAAAGTCTTACCAAAACAAAAAACCTAAGCATTATCTGATAGCAGTTGCTTAGGTTTTTGCGCTTTGTGGCCTCGACAGGAATCGAACCTGTATCTGGAGCTTCGGAAACTCTTATACTATCCATTGTACTACGAGGCCGGTTGCTGCAAATGTAGCTTTTCATTTTTATAAAAAAAGAGTGCGCTGCTTTTAAAAGCAGCGCACTCTATAAATGGTGGCTAGACTTAATTATTTTGCCTGAACTTTTAAAGTTACCGTTACATTGTTTCCTAATGACATGCTGCTGCTTCCAATACCAAAGTCTCTGCGGTTAATAGTAAATGAACCTTCAAATAAATAACTGCCATTCGATGGGGTTACAGTAAATGGAAAACTTACTTGTTTGGTTGTACCTTTTATAGTAAGATTGCCCGTAATGTTCCCGGCGGTTACCGCTGTGCTTACAAAACTGATAACAGGATATTTTTTCACATTAAAATAGTCTTCATCTCTCAGGTGATCGTCCCTCATGTCTATACCCGTATTAATTGTGTTTGCATCAACTGTAACATTGAATACAGAGGCAGCAGGATTTGCGTTATCCCACTTAATAACTCCTTTCAGGCCTTTAAATTCTCCATTGGTATTGATACCAAAATTTTTGATAGCAAAGCTTACTGCATTATCAGCATCAACCGGTTTAAGATCGGCTGATATAAATGACACTAAAAAAAATGCCGGAAGAAGTAGTGTAAAAAATTTACGCATAGATCTTTTCTTTTAACGAAACAATTCCCGTACCGCTGCAGGCAAAAATACAGCAGTTGGTACAGTGCTCATAAGTTTTAACTCTTCGCTTAGATTTGTTTCATTGTCGAGGAAACGAAGTACACGTTGCGGAGGATTCTTTTTAAAAAGATCTGCAAATATTTTATCGCCACTTAATTTTTTGTGATGGAGTATATTAAGCAATGTATTGTCGTAAACAGCAAAACGTTTTTGGATAAAAGCAGTATCAATATGCGGGTCTTTCTTTTGTATGAGAGCCTTAATAATAACATCTGTATGTTTTTGAATAAACCGAAAGGTAAACCCACTACTGGCTTTTGTTTGCCCGCCGGCAGTTCCGAGATTTACAATACTTCCTTCACCTTTTGAAAAAGGAAAATTGGTCATGGGGATTACACCGAATTCTTCTTCTTCTATTATATAATCAAAGACCTTAAGATAATTTTTGAGATAGTCCTCTAAAGCATCATCATATTGGTATTGCTCCAATACTTTTTCTGTGAACAAAGTATATTCTATCAGCGCTTTATTTGGTGCAACAGGCAATACATAAACAAAGCTGGTACCGCGCTGCTGGCTTATACGAAAATCCATGAAGGTGGCTATGCGTTCATCAAAAATATTGGTAGGTGTTTTTATTAACCAGCCTTTGAAATGTTGCAGAAAATAATAGAAGCTCACGCCTCCACCTAAAGGAGGAACCTTAATGGTGGTATTAAAAATGATGCTGTTGAAAATATAATTTGCCAAATATTGCCTGCCCTCAATGGTAACTTTTCCTTTGCCTGCATCATTGGAAAGTGATTGAACATCGCCATACAAAAAATGAATATTGCTTTGTTGTTTTGCTTTATCCAAAACATAATTGTAAAAATCTATTCCACGTATCATCTTGTATTCGTAAGGTGCAATATCAAAACGTGCAGAGAAATGATCTGAAAAAAAATCTATTTGTTTCCAGCGATGATGAATGATCTCTTCAAAGGCTCCGGCATTGGTTTCCCAAAAACACCAGGTACGATCATTTGTTTTTTTTGATGATTGATCTACTACCAGTATTTGCTTGTCATGAAAAAAAGAATGTTGCATCATGCGGTGCAGCAATGAAAGACCTGCGCAGCCAGAACCGGTGATGATATAATCGTATTGAGTTGACAGTAGTGATGATGAGTAAATGATGAGTAAAATAGTTGCGTAATGATAAACAGTACAAGCGTGCGACGCAACAGGCGATGCCATAAAATGCCGCAGCTAAGTTCATAACTATTATTGCGGCATTCACTGTAAGTAAATTATGCTGCCGGGTTCATTATCTTCTTCTTTCTTATTGCTTCATCACGCTTTACTTTTTCCCAGTATTTTTTCGCAACATATAATAAACCAAAACTTTCGCCTTCTTCTTTGCCTGTATGTTTATGATGCATCTTATGTGCCCAGCGTATGGTTTTTACATAACGGTTATTACTGCGTGTAAACCATTTGAAACGCTGATGAATAATTACATCATGCACCATAAAATATGCAACGCCATACATGGTTATGCCTGAACCAATACTTACCACCCACCATGCTTCCTGCATCCAGCCAAGCATGATGCAAAGCCAAGCCGGTATTGCAAATATTAGAAAGAATGCATCATTCTTTTCGAATACATGATGCTGGTTGGGATTATGATGATCTTCGTGCAGGTACCACAAAAATCCATGCATCACATACCTGTGTGTGCACCATGTAATACCTTCCATAAGCAGGAAAGTTAACAAGGCAATTATTGGGCAAATGATCCAGCTCATAAAAATGTTTGTAATACAAGAAAGAATAACAATTGTATGATAAACAAATGTAAAGCGAATTGGTTGTGTTTATCGAACTTAAGCAGGCGGAAAACTGTTAAGAGTACCGCGCTTACTGCAAACCAGCAAACAAAATTGAAGAGCGGAATTTCCCCTTCGGGCTGCCACTGCCAGTAACCAAGCCTTATAGCCGTAGGTTCCAGCACCCAATCAAAAACAGTGGTAAGGGTAGCTGCATCGAACAGAAAGGAAAGCGTTTGTACTGTAGCAGATGGCCGCTTTTCTACATCAATCTTTTGTAGCAACCATTCATTCAGCCTGTGTATAATATTGCCTGCACAAAAAACGGTAGTAAACCAGTTAACACCAATCAACCATGGCACTGCATATATCTTCGGGCCTAACACTGTGCCGTAACTATAATTACCAAAAAGATAACCAGTGTTAACACCAACTATTTCCACAATAACACCAGTTGCAAAACATAATACTGCAAACATCCAGAAAGAAATTGTTTTATCTTTTTGTGTAAAGATCAGTAAGGCTGCCATCAGCAAAAGTGTAAGCGGTGTATTGTTGATGAACCACTGCTTGTACGGTGTAAACAAAATGCCAATAACGCCACATACATGAAAAAGTATGGCAAGAAATAATGCAATATTTTGTCTCTGGTTACCTGTGATCAATTTTTATTTTTTGAATTTTTTGTGACCGGGCTACATTGCTGCTATAATGCTTCCGTTGCGTCGCACGCTTGTACAGCAACAATATTATTAAACAATTAATGCCTCCATTTTTTTATATCCTCCTTTACCAGTTCACTCATGATCTTTGCGCTCTTTAAACATAAAGGAATGCCACCGCCCGGATGCACACTGCCTCCTGCAAAATACAATCCTTTTATTTTATTGGTAAAGTTGGGATGCCGCAGAAAAGCAGCTATGCGACTGTTGGAACTTGTGCCATATAACGAACCCATATATGAGGCAGTTCTCTCTTCTATTAAAACAGGATCCAGTATTTGTTCTGATTCTATTAATGGCTCAATATCTGTTTGCAATAACCGATTCAGTTTTGCAATAATAGTTGCCCTGTATTGTTGCTGGTATGCTTTCCAGTCCTGTCCAACATTTGCAGGTGCATTTACCATTACGAACCAATTTTCTTTACCTGTTGGTGCCTGTATCCCCGGTTCACATTTAGCCGTGATATTAATATAAACGGTAGGATCGTTGTAGAATTTTTTATATGCAAACAAAGACTCAAATTCTGCTTTGTAATCTTTACTAAAGAAAATATTGTGCAGGCCAAGCTCATCAAATGTTTTATTGATGCCCCAATAAAAAACAAATGCACTGCTGCTGCGCTCCTGGTTTAATAACTGGTTAGCTTTTGAATTATCGTTTAACAGATACTTGTATGTTCCATAAACATCCATATTACTTACAACAATATCTGCAGGGATATTTTTATTATTTACCACTACGCCTTTTACTTTTCCCTCACTGTTAATGATACGTTGAACAGGGCGGTTAAATTCAAATTTGATGCCTTTTTTTAATGCAAGCTGATATAACGAATTTGTAATACTAATCATACCGCCTTTTGGATAATATGTTCCCTGGTTATATTCAAGATGCGGTATTAGCGAAAGCATGCCAGGTGCTTTATAAGGGTTACTGCCATTGTATGTTGCGTAACGATTAAAAAGTTGCACGGTACGTTCATCTGTGAATGAAGCCTTGTTTACACTATTTAATGTCCCAAACAAATAATTCCATCTAACGGTAGTTACTGCTTTGCCAAGCGGCGCTTTGAACAACGAACTTTTTTTATGTAACGAATGATTGAGAAAAACAGTGCCTATATTATTATACAAATTTGCTGATTGCTGCAAGTATTGCTGAATGTTTTGCGGTTGCTCATTAATTTTTTCTGCAAGCTCTTTGGCAAATTTTTCTTTGTTTGTGTAAGCAGTAAGTTTTGTGCCGTCCTCATAAAAATATTTGCAGGCAACATCTACTGCGGCATATTCAAAATAGTCGTAGATGTTTTCACCGGCCGACTCAAATAGTTCTTCAATATTTTCAGGTTGTGTAAATAAACTGGGGCCTGAATCAAAATGATAACCATTCATTTCAAAATGGCTGAGCTTGCCGCCGGGGTAATTATTTTTTTCAAACACCGTTACTTCTATTCCCTGCAGCACAAGTCTTACAGCGCTTGCCAAGCCTGCAACACCACTGCCTATAACTATTGCACGAAGGGAATGAGACACGTATTAGAATTTTGCGAAAGTTATTACGAACAGCCTGGTTTATGCAGCATACTTTAATTTCCACCAATCTAAAATGCGGGGAAATGCTATGGCAAACCAAATTGTATATTTATGTGGATGTGAATCCAGAGACTGCTGAATATCTTCCATTGATTTGTAGCAATAATCCAGCACTTCATTAATGTTAGGTTTTATTACACCATCGTATGTGCCTGTATATACATGATCAAATTCATGTTCTGTAAGACCATTATCGAAAGGTGCATTGTAAGTAAATTCAAACACTTCCTGCAATTCTGTCTCAAAGCCCAATTCTTCCTGCAACCTTCTTTTTGCAGCCTGTAAGGTTGTTTCTCCCGGACGGGGATGACTGCAACATGCGTTGGTCCATAAATTAGGGCTATGGTATTTCTTTTTAGCTCTTTGCTGCAATAACATCTGGCCTTCTGCATTAAAAATAAATATACTGAATGCACGGTGCAACAACCCCTTTTCATGCGCCTGCATTTTTTCCATTATACCAATCTCTTCATCATGCTCATTTACCAGTATTACATTTTCCATGCGTTAAAAATAAGTATTAGCCTGCAACCTGTGAAAAGTTTAGCAGCTTTGTATATTTAAAGGGTGGTATTTATTTGCTGAATTATGGGCTAAACGTACAAGTGAGTGACACAACAGTTGATGCCAAATAGGAGTAAGCCAATGCACAAAAAACTATAATAGATTTAACTGACTTCTTAGCCCTGCTTTGGCAAGTATCATGGCTTTTCCATAATTGGGTATACGGATGCGACGCTCTAATATATTTTGAGGCTGCAGTTTTTTTATTTTACGGAACAGGGAGAGATAATATTTATACGCTACATACACGCCAAATCTTGCTTTTACAGGTAACCTGACAATGCCCTGGTATGCATTATCAAAATCTTTTTGAATATCCTGTTCTATCGCAAACTTATTTGCTTCACTAAAATTTCTGAAATCGCAAGAAGGAAAATACATCCGGTCAAGACCTTCAAAATCATTTTTTATATCGCGCAGAAAATTTACTTTCTGAAATGCAGCGCCAAGGCTTTGTGCGTAGGATTTTAACTGATCGTATAAAACTTTATCGCCTTCACAAAAAACATACAAACACATTAATCCAACTACTTCTGCACTACCATAAATGTATTGTTCATAGTTTGTTTTGTCATATTGAATTTTATTAAGGTCCTGCTCCATGCTTGTAAAAAAAGAATCAATTAATTTAAGATCAATATTGTAGTAGTTAACGGTTTCCTGGAAACTATGTAAGATAGGGTTAAGACTTATTCTCCTTTCAATGGCTAAATAGGTTTCATGTTTGAATTCATTAAGCAATATAGCTTTATCATGATCATGAAAAGTATCAACGATCTCGTCTGCGAAACGCACAAAGCCATAAATATTGTGGATATGCGGCCGTAGCGTTTTGTGCAACAGATTGATGGCCGATGAAAAAGAAGTGCTGTAACGTTCTGTTGTTATACGGCTGCACTCCCTGCTTACTTCATGAAAAAGATTCATCATAACTGTATAATGATTTTCTTACACACTTTACTTGTGTGATACAATATCTGATTTATAACCCATGAACAAATTAAAAGTTCAGCTTTACCACCTTAATCTTATACAAAAAATATTTTTGTTAAGCATTGAATTTATTAGCTTTTAAAACTCTTCAACACTTCTTTTGCAACAACTTCCCCGCTGATCAAACTGGGCGGTACACCGGGGCCGGGCACTGTTAACTGGCCGGTATAAAACAGGTTTTTCACTTTCTTACTCCGACATGCCGGTTTTAAAATAGCTGTCTGCATTAAGGTATTGGCAAGGCCATAAGCATTTCCTTTGAAGGAATTGTATTCATGAACAAAATCGCTGTGCGCAAAAGTCTTTTTGTAAACGATATACGGTTTAATTGACTGGCCGGTCTTTTGCTCCATTCGTGTAATGATCTTGTCAAAATAATATTCACGCAATTCTTCTGTATCATTATCCAATCCTGTGGCTACGGGTATAAGAAAAAAAAGATTTTCACAACCTTCCGGCGCTACGGTTTTATCTGTAACAGAAGTAGCACTTACATAAAATAGCGGATCTGCTGGCCATTGTTTTGTCTCGTATATTTCTTTTCCGTGTTGCTCAAAAGATGTGTCAAAAAATAATGTATGATGTTTTAGATCATTGAGTTTTTTGTTTAGGCCAATATAATAAATAAGACAACCCGGAGCCATAATTCTCTTATTCCAGTAAGTTTCCGTATAGGATCTATATTCAGCGGGCAATAAGGCAGTTTCTATATGATGGTAATCTGCGCCACCAATTACTGCGTCAGCTTCAAAAGAAACGACTTCTCCTTTAAAGGAAGTGATCACTTTTTTTACTGCATTTTTTTCTATACTAATCGTTGATACATCGTGTTCAAAATAAAACTTTACACCAAGCTCCAAAGCAAGTTCATGCATGGCTTTTACAATACTATACATGCCCCCACCGGGATACCATGTGCCGCCTTTTATATCAGCATGATTCATGAGGCTGTACAATGCAGGTGTTTTTTCTGGCAGTGCACCCAGGAACAATACAGGAAATTCCATCAATTGCTGAATTGAAGGATGTTTGAAATACTTACCCACGTGGGCTTTTATAGAATTAAAAACATCCAGCTTAAATATACCTGTGAGCAAATCCCAATCTAAAAATTCACTGAGTGACTGACCTGGCTTATGCACCAGTTTATTAATGCCAATTTTGTATTTGTATGAAGCTTCGTTAAGAAATTTATCTAATTGTTTTCCACTGCCTGATTCCATTTTTTCAAAGAGGTCTTTAAGCGCTTCATAACCTGCCGGAATATCCATTATGTTATTCTTTTCATAAACACGATAGGAAGGGTCAAGACGGTGCAGTGTATAATAATCAGCAACTTTTTTTCCAAAAGCATTAAAGAAGTGTTCAAACACATCAGGCATCCAATACCAGCTTGGACCCATATCGAAAGTAAACCCATCAGCTTTTAACTGTCTTGCCCGGCCACCTGGTGTTGCATGTTTTTCCAGCACAATAACTTCACAACCGGCTTTGGCCATAAAGCATGCAGCCGATAAGCCGGCAAAACCACTGCCGATAATAAGTACTTTTTTTTTCACAAGCGAGAACAGGAAATTAGGTAAAGTTCTTTAGAATCTTTCTATATGCGCTTTCAACAATTTTCTTGCAAAGTGTATACGGCTTTTGATGGTGCCTAATGGTTCACTAAGCATATCTGCTATTTCATGGTATTTGAAACCATCGTAGTATAAAAGAAACGGGTTTTTAAATATTTCTGGTAAGTTAAATATTGCTTCATGCACTTCTTTCATATTGATCTTACTGATCGCTTCATTTGTTACGGATGCCTGGTTAAGGTTAAGCAGAAAATCATTGGGCGTATTGTCGAAAACGACATTCTGTTTTGACCTGCGACGATAATTATTTATGAAAATATTACGCATGATCGTGTATAACCATGCTTTTATGTTAGTTCCGACATTGTATTTCTCCTTATTGGCCAATGCCCTGTAAAGCGTTTCCTGGAAGAGGTCTTTTGCCGCCTCCGTATCGCGGGTAAGCGTTGCTGCAAATGGCTTTAAAAATTCGGCATTACTTACCAGCATCTGGTTAAATTCTACAGTTGACATGGCAAAGATTGTTTAATTATTATACCAGTAAAGTTAAACATATTTCTTTTAGGTTTCCAAATATTTTGTTTAAAATTTGTTATTAAAAAATGAAACAAAATATTTTGACTATGTATGTTATTTATTATCAGGAGAAGTAGTATAACTAACGGAGTGATTCCTAGACATCCTATTGGGATTACTATATAAGATTAACCAAAAATAAAACAGACCCGGAAGGCTAAGAAGGTAGTTTACTTAATGTGCTAGATATAAAAACAGAAATAAAAAGTGGTGCTTCATCGCCGCATCTGTTGCAAAAGTTGAAGTGTGCGACGCAACGAAGCTGATAATTGATATAAAGCCAGGTACAAAAGAAAAATTATTTCAGGCAAGAGCAGCCACATACTCCATTACTTCGTGCAGAGATTTTTTTAATGAAATTTTTGGCGGAACTTTTTTCTTATAGTGCTGTGCCAGTTGGCCTGATATAATAATAGGCTGATCCGGCAATCGCGTTGATATCTTTGAAAGGTATTTTTCAAAATTAAAATTCAGCGCTACAGAAGTAAGATGTGAATATAAAAAATCGGGCTTCTTAAGTTTTGCAACAAATTCAATATCATTTAAAGGGACATTGGCACCCACGTACAGAACTTTAACACCGCGGCTTTTGAGCATGTAATGCATAAATAAAAGACCAAGCTCATGATGCTCTCCCTCAGGTAAAAAAAGCAGCACAGATTTGTTTACACTAAGATGTGTACTGGCACTTTCAATACCGGTAATCAACTTCTGCCTTATGATATTTGTTACCAAATGCTCCTGTGCGGGATTGATGTGATTAGTAACCCATAAAATACCAATGCGCTCAAGAAAAGGGAAAATAATAAATGTGATAGTCTTCTCAATCCCACGTGCAAGAATAAAATTATCGAGTAACATTTCGAATGCATCAAGATCAAGATCAACCATATGTTGTATCAGCTCATTAATTATCCTTTCCTGCTGTGCCTGCGCCTGCGACAATGAAAGAATTTTCTCTTTCATCTCCGCTTCGCTCATCCTGTCAATATGCGAAATCTTGTAGCCATATTTGTTAAGCAGTGAAATATTAAGTACAGTTTTCAACTCATGAGAACTGTAATACCTGATATTTGTATCAGTGCGTTGCGGCTTTAAAAAAGAATAACGCTGCTCCCAAATCCTGATGGTATGAGCTTTAATGCCGGAGAGGTTTTCAAGATCTTTTATGGTAAACGCGTTCATATATTATATTACAAATATGACTGGTTTTTTGTTTAAAAGAAATTATAAATAAATTAAACATATTTAGAGCATGGCCTGCGGTATTCCAATTGGCTTTTCTTATGACGTTTCACTAAAACCTGCAGCATTCCTGTTTACTGAAACAACCTTAGCAGCATTAAAAGCCTAAATAACTAAGTAAAGCATCTGTTCAGCTATATTGCCTGATGATTAAATGGTTGTAATACCATCTCGCTAACAACCCCGCTTGCAGGTTGTTGACAAAGGAACCAGATAGCTTTAGCAGCTTCTTCGGCTATGATCATCTTATCTCTTTGCACGCGCAGATCAATAGTGTCCCAGAAAGCAGAATCAACACCGCCGAGAAATAAATTTGTGATGCGTATTTCTGTACGTTTTAATTCCTCACGGATGCTTTGCATCATACCCACCAATCCATATTTAGAAGCACTATATGCTGCAGCACCTGCCATCGGCACTTTACCCAACACACCCGGAATATTAATGATCAGCCCCTTCTTCATTTCTTTCATGGGGGGCAAAAAAGTTTTTACCAAAAGAAAACTCGCATAAAGATTTGTGTTAATCGTTTGCATAAAATCGTCTTCTGTTAATTGTTCTACTGGCTTTATAATTCCTATTCCCGATGCATTAATTAAAACATCTATACCAGGCATTGCCATAAAATATCTTTCCTTCAACTGCTTTACCTGCTCTTCATTTGAAAGATCTGCTGCAAAGATTTTCTCCCCGGAAATTTTATTACTTATAGCAACCTGCCGAATTTTTTTTTCATTCCTCCCGGTAATAAATACATTGGCACCGCTATCCATTAATAGTTTTACAAGTGCTGCACCAATACTCCCTGTTGCGCCTGCTATTAATATATTCTTCCCTTTAATACTTTCCATAAGAGATCGTTTAATATTGGTCGAACAACAATTAGGCAAAGCATTTGTTGTAAGTTGGCTTCGCAGTCATCTAAGTAATTATCATTTACAACAATCAGATAAGCAAGTATGAGCCTTCGCAAAAAACCATGGAATCGTGTAAATCTGCCTGTATATTCCGTTAGCAGCACAGATGGAAAAGGCTTTCATAACATGCACATCATTACATATGCATCGCAGGTAAGTATGCAGCCAAAGCAATTTATATGTGGCATTTATTATGGCACTAAAACATTAGAGCTTGTACAAACGCATAAAAGATTTGTGTTGCAGTTACTTTCCAAAGAGCAATACAAACTGGTGAATATATTAGGCAGGAAATCCGGCAATGATTATAACAAAATAATCTACCTGGAAAAGAAAAATCTGCTGCAACCATGGAATGGGTTTTATATACTTAAGCATGCACTGGCAGTTATAGAATTGCAAGCCCATGATCTTTTGCTGCCGGATACTACTATGCCGGATCATCATTTATTTCTCTGTAGTGTGATTGCTTATAAGAATTTAAATGATGGCCAGCCACTAACACTGGATGAATTGCGAAAACATAAGATAATACGCATATAATTACTATAATCAATAACCAGTAACTATTATGAACCAGGCTGTGTGCTGCTATTAAACTTCTCTTGCGTCGCACACTTGTGCGCTTTGTCCACTGACCAGCATT
Coding sequences within it:
- a CDS encoding YceI family protein produces the protein MRKFFTLLLPAFFLVSFISADLKPVDADNAVSFAIKNFGINTNGEFKGLKGVIKWDNANPAASVFNVTVDANTINTGIDMRDDHLRDEDYFNVKKYPVISFVSTAVTAGNITGNLTIKGTTKQVSFPFTVTPSNGSYLFEGSFTINRRDFGIGSSSMSLGNNVTVTLKVQAK
- a CDS encoding lycopene cyclase family protein — encoded protein: MASPVASHACTVYHYATILLIIYSSSLLSTQYDYIITGSGCAGLSLLHRMMQHSFFHDKQILVVDQSSKKTNDRTWCFWETNAGAFEEIIHHRWKQIDFFSDHFSARFDIAPYEYKMIRGIDFYNYVLDKAKQQSNIHFLYGDVQSLSNDAGKGKVTIEGRQYLANYIFNSIIFNTTIKVPPLGGGVSFYYFLQHFKGWLIKTPTNIFDERIATFMDFRISQQRGTSFVYVLPVAPNKALIEYTLFTEKVLEQYQYDDALEDYLKNYLKVFDYIIEEEEFGVIPMTNFPFSKGEGSIVNLGTAGGQTKASSGFTFRFIQKHTDVIIKALIQKKDPHIDTAFIQKRFAVYDNTLLNILHHKKLSGDKIFADLFKKNPPQRVLRFLDNETNLSEELKLMSTVPTAVFLPAAVRELFR
- a CDS encoding sterol desaturase family protein, with product MSWIICPIIALLTFLLMEGITWCTHRYVMHGFLWYLHEDHHNPNQHHVFEKNDAFFLIFAIPAWLCIMLGWMQEAWWVVSIGSGITMYGVAYFMVHDVIIHQRFKWFTRSNNRYVKTIRWAHKMHHKHTGKEEGESFGLLYVAKKYWEKVKRDEAIRKKKIMNPAA
- a CDS encoding carotenoid biosynthesis protein; the encoded protein is MITGNQRQNIALFLAILFHVCGVIGILFTPYKQWFINNTPLTLLLMAALLIFTQKDKTISFWMFAVLCFATGVIVEIVGVNTGYLFGNYSYGTVLGPKIYAVPWLIGVNWFTTVFCAGNIIHRLNEWLLQKIDVEKRPSATVQTLSFLFDAATLTTVFDWVLEPTAIRLGYWQWQPEGEIPLFNFVCWFAVSAVLLTVFRLLKFDKHNQFALHLFIIQLLFFLVLQTFL
- the crtD gene encoding 1-hydroxycarotenoid 3,4-desaturase CrtD; the protein is MSHSLRAIVIGSGVAGLASAVRLVLQGIEVTVFEKNNYPGGKLSHFEMNGYHFDSGPSLFTQPENIEELFESAGENIYDYFEYAAVDVACKYFYEDGTKLTAYTNKEKFAKELAEKINEQPQNIQQYLQQSANLYNNIGTVFLNHSLHKKSSLFKAPLGKAVTTVRWNYLFGTLNSVNKASFTDERTVQLFNRYATYNGSNPYKAPGMLSLIPHLEYNQGTYYPKGGMISITNSLYQLALKKGIKFEFNRPVQRIINSEGKVKGVVVNNKNIPADIVVSNMDVYGTYKYLLNDNSKANQLLNQERSSSAFVFYWGINKTFDELGLHNIFFSKDYKAEFESLFAYKKFYNDPTVYINITAKCEPGIQAPTGKENWFVMVNAPANVGQDWKAYQQQYRATIIAKLNRLLQTDIEPLIESEQILDPVLIEERTASYMGSLYGTSSNSRIAAFLRHPNFTNKIKGLYFAGGSVHPGGGIPLCLKSAKIMSELVKEDIKKWRH
- the idi gene encoding isopentenyl-diphosphate Delta-isomerase; translated protein: MENVILVNEHDEEIGIMEKMQAHEKGLLHRAFSIFIFNAEGQMLLQQRAKKKYHSPNLWTNACCSHPRPGETTLQAAKRRLQEELGFETELQEVFEFTYNAPFDNGLTEHEFDHVYTGTYDGVIKPNINEVLDYCYKSMEDIQQSLDSHPHKYTIWFAIAFPRILDWWKLKYAA
- a CDS encoding phytoene/squalene synthase family protein → MMNLFHEVSRECSRITTERYSTSFSSAINLLHKTLRPHIHNIYGFVRFADEIVDTFHDHDKAILLNEFKHETYLAIERRISLNPILHSFQETVNYYNIDLKLIDSFFTSMEQDLNKIQYDKTNYEQYIYGSAEVVGLMCLYVFCEGDKVLYDQLKSYAQSLGAAFQKVNFLRDIKNDFEGLDRMYFPSCDFRNFSEANKFAIEQDIQKDFDNAYQGIVRLPVKARFGVYVAYKYYLSLFRKIKKLQPQNILERRIRIPNYGKAMILAKAGLRSQLNLL
- a CDS encoding phytoene desaturase family protein, whose translation is MKKKVLIIGSGFAGLSAACFMAKAGCEVIVLEKHATPGGRARQLKADGFTFDMGPSWYWMPDVFEHFFNAFGKKVADYYTLHRLDPSYRVYEKNNIMDIPAGYEALKDLFEKMESGSGKQLDKFLNEASYKYKIGINKLVHKPGQSLSEFLDWDLLTGIFKLDVFNSIKAHVGKYFKHPSIQQLMEFPVLFLGALPEKTPALYSLMNHADIKGGTWYPGGGMYSIVKAMHELALELGVKFYFEHDVSTISIEKNAVKKVITSFKGEVVSFEADAVIGGADYHHIETALLPAEYRSYTETYWNKRIMAPGCLIYYIGLNKKLNDLKHHTLFFDTSFEQHGKEIYETKQWPADPLFYVSATSVTDKTVAPEGCENLFFLIPVATGLDNDTEELREYYFDKIITRMEQKTGQSIKPYIVYKKTFAHSDFVHEYNSFKGNAYGLANTLMQTAILKPACRSKKVKNLFYTGQLTVPGPGVPPSLISGEVVAKEVLKSFKS